A genomic window from Motacilla alba alba isolate MOTALB_02 chromosome 2, Motacilla_alba_V1.0_pri, whole genome shotgun sequence includes:
- the LOC119697980 gene encoding CX3C chemokine receptor 1-like → MTEAYAETTAEYTYDEHAFSCNKTDIQEFGKIFLPLFYIVVFALGLTGNLMVVFAIVKGNKKSITDVYLLNLAVSDLLFVISLPFWASNTVHGWTLGTTACTAVSSLYYIGFFGGMFFITVISIDRYLAIVRATYSLKSRTVRHGFLVSCGVWAIAVLVSVPHFVFSQLIENDCIAVFPEKLENIWPVFCNMELNTVGFFIPVCIIFYCYCGIIKTLLSCKNQKKARAIKLILVVVVVFFLFWSPYNVLIFLDTLNYYELFTDCNQIKSLDYAMHLTETIAFSHCCLNPLIYAFAGEKFRKYLYHVCLKYCPCLCFCGPCSHYQVSQSVSYAESVVNSNMTQNTSDQDGSVFV, encoded by the coding sequence ATGACAGAAGCATACGCAGAAACCACAGCTGAATACACTTACGATGAACATGCTTTCTCCTGCAATAAAACCGACATCCAAGagtttgggaaaatatttctgccacTATTTTACATTGTGGTGTTTGCTCTTGGCCTCACAGGGAATCTAATGGTGGTTTTTGCCATTGTGAAAGGCAATAAAAAAAGCATCACTGACGTCTATCTCCTGAACTTGGCTGTCTCTGACCTTCTCTTTGTGATCTCCCTCCCGTTCTGGGCATCCAACACAGTCCATGGATGGACCCTTGGGACTACTGCATGTACGGCTGTTTCTTCCCTATATTACATTGGTTTCTTTGGGGGAATGTTCTTTATCACTGTTATCAGCATTGACAGGTACTTGGCCATTGTCCGGGCAACTTATTCTCTGAAATCCAGAACAGTAAGACATGGCTTTCTTGTAAGCTGCGGAGTGTGGGCAATAGCGGTTCTAGTGTCAGTGCCACACTTTGTGTTCTCCCAGCTCATAGAAAATGACTGCATTGCTGTCTTCCCAGAAAAGCTGGAGAACATCTGGCCAGTGTTCTGCAATATGGAGCTGAACACCGTCGGCTTTTTCATCCCAGTCTGTATCATATTCTATTGCTACTGTGGGATCATCAAAACCCTCCTGTCctgcaaaaatcagaaaaaagcaCGAGCCATAAAACTGATATTGgttgtggtggtggttttttttctgttttggtccCCCTACAATGTCCTGATTTTTCTAGATACTTTAAATTACTATGAGTTATTCACAGATTGCAACCAAATTAAGTCATTGGACTACGCAATGCACCTGACTGAAACCATTGCATTCAGTCACTGTTGTCTCAATCCTCTTATCTATGCCTTTGCTGGGGAAAAATTTAGGAAATACCTTTATCATGTCTGCTTGAAGTACTGTCCATGCCTGTGTTTCTGTGGGCCCTGCAGTCACTACCAGGTCTCTCAATCAGTTAGTTATGCAGAAAGTGTGGTGAACAGCAACATGACCCAGAACACCAGCGACCAGGACGGCTCTGTCTTCGTCTGA